GGAACATCGCCATGTTAACCCGAACCAGTCCATAAGTTCCCATCTTTAGGAGAATCCCCGCAAGGATAACGCTAATGGCTGTCGGTGCTTCGACGTGTGCATCGGGAAGCCATGTATGGAACGGGAAGATCGGGACCTTAACGGCAAACCCGATAAAGAAACCCACGAAAACCCAGATCTGGAAGTCGGGGTTGTTAAGGGCGTGTCCTGCTGTAGATGCTAACGTAATGAGGGTCGGAATATCAAAGGTCCGCGCACCCGGTGCTCCACTGTTGAGATAGACCGCTATCATCGCAACCAACATTAACACACTACCGAAGAGCGTATAAAGGAAGAACTTAATCGCAGCGTATTCGCGGCGCGGTCCGCCCCAGATACCGATAAGGAAGTACATCGGCAGGAGTGTCAGTTCAAAGAAAACGTAGAAAAGGAACAGATCCAAGGCAGCGAAGAAACCCAGCATCCCGGTTTCGAGCAGTAGGAACAACGCCATGTAAGCCTTGATACCTTTCTCGATGTTGCGCCAAGAGGCAATAACGCAGATAGGACCTAAGAGTGCAGTGAGGAGCAGAAGCGTCACACTGAGTCCGTCAATGCCGATGTGGTATTGGATATTAAATGCTTGGATCCAAGGAACGTTGACGACGTACTGCGTTCCTGCAGTCGAGCGGTCGTAGGATATGAATAAAGCGACAGCGAGTGCGAGAGGAATGAGTGTAAAAAGGAGCGTAACGCGTTTAACCAGTTCCTCTGACTCGCGCGGCAGAAGTAAAACAGCGATCATCCCGAGCAACGGGATAAAAATCATTAGCGACAGTAACATTTTTTAATTATTCCTTGCGGTTCGGTCAGGCGGGTTTAAGGTTTAGAATGCCTTTCCGTATACCCGTCCTCCATTTCATTACGGACTATGCGTTTTGTAAAATTAACTTAAGACAGCAGCCTGCAACAACGGAGCAGGCGGAGCCCCCAAAATCGTTATGAAACTAACCCCTTCATTTAACGCCTTGCGAACAATTAGAAAACCTCCACTTCGTTACGGGCTACGGGTTTGTGCGACACCAAGTCCCTGCGCGTAATGGAATGGAGTGCGGGGTGAAAACCCAACAGTTAGAGAACCCGAAAAATCAAGATTAACAACACAATTCCCGCGAGCACAACGAAGAGATAGGTCTGAATCGCGCCGGTCTGGATCTGACGAACTCTTCCACCAACTGCCCATGTAACTTCAGCGACTCGATTGACGATGCCATCAACGACACGATTATCAAAAGCACCGATGAACACAGCGAGGAAATCGCGCGTTACTTTTCCAACACCGTTGACGATACCGTCAACAATAGTTCCATCAAATTGAGCAAAGAGTCGTGCTTTCCACACCGTTAGCGCGACCAATACATCGTCGTAAAATTCGTCAAAGTAGTATTTATGCCAGAAAAGATTATAAAGCGGTCGAAATGTCGTTGCGACAGATTCGGCAGACAAAGTTCTCCTGTGGTAGAACAACCATGAGAGCAGTATACCTAATCCAGCGGCGCAGATAGATAGAATCATCGCGATGGCATGTGCGGGACCGTGTCCATGATGTCCATCATCCGCGTGCGCGCCGTGTGTATCGTGTCCGCTTTCTTCGGCTGCGACTGCTTCAGAAACGCCGAAAAGCGATAGTGTAATCCCCGCCTTGTTAGTTCTGCTGTCCGGTGAGACATGCGCGTGCTGCGGTGCGTGAAGATGCGGTTGTTCTGGCGGTTTAATATAGTTATCGTTAAACCAAAGTATATTCACGACAGGCAGACTTAAAGCAGCCAAAATGAGGAGCGGCACGGTCATCGACTTCGGGGATTCATGCGCCATGTCGTGCATCTCCTGATTGCGCGGTTCGCCGAAGAAGGTCATGAAAATCAGTCGGAACATATAGAACGCCGTAATTCCAGCGGCAAAGAGTGCTATACCGAATAGGAGATAGTGATGGACGGAGTTCCATTCCATCGCCCGCCCGAGCACGCCGCCTAAGATCGCGTCCTTGCTCCAGAACCCGGAGAAGACAAAAGGCACTCCAGAAATAGACAACGTTGCGATGAGCATCGTGACAAAAGTAATTGGCATTTTGTGGCGCAATCCGCCCATGTTCCGCATGTCCTGATCGGGCGGAATCTCGGAACCGTGATCATGGACTAAATCGTGGTCGCCGTGGGCATGCCCATGTTCATCGTGGTCGCCGTGGGCATGATGCATAGCGTGGAAAGCGTGGATAACGCTTCCTGAACCGAGAAACAGCAGTGCCTTGAAAAAGGCGTGTGTCGTGAGGTGGAAAAGTCCCGCGACATAACTGCCAGCCCCAATCCCAAGCATCATATAGCCAAGTTGGCTAATTGTGGAGTATGCCAGAACCCGTTTAATGTCGAAGCGAACAATAGCGATAGTCGCAGCGATGAGTGCGGTAATACCACCGATATAGGCAATTACCAGAGACGAGGTCTCTGTTAGAATCGGGAACATCCGAGCCGTGAGATATACCCCGGCGGCAACCATTGTGGCGGCATGAATCAATGCACTAACGGGTGTAGGACCCTCCATCGCATCAGGGAGCCATGTATGCAACGGCACCTGTGCCGATTTACCAATAGCACCACAAAAGATGAGGACACCTGTTCAATAGAGAAGCAGCCTGGGCAAAAATACCGTCTCCTCCGTAGAGTGAGAGCGTTTCAAATTTGGTGAAGAGCATCATCATGCCGATGAACATACCGACATCACCGACACGGGTCGTCAAAAATGCTTTTTTACA
This region of Candidatus Poribacteria bacterium genomic DNA includes:
- a CDS encoding NADH-quinone oxidoreductase subunit M, encoding MLLSLMIFIPLLGMIAVLLLPRESEELVKRVTLLFTLIPLALAVALFISYDRSTAGTQYVVNVPWIQAFNIQYHIGIDGLSVTLLLLTALLGPICVIASWRNIEKGIKAYMALFLLLETGMLGFFAALDLFLFYVFFELTLLPMYFLIGIWGGPRREYAAIKFFLYTLFGSVLMLVAMIAVYLNSGAPGARTFDIPTLITLASTAGHALNNPDFQIWVFVGFFIGFAVKVPIFPFHTWLPDAHVEAPTAISVILAGILLKMGTYGLVRVNMAMFPQGLDHFTNGIGFWGNSLALLGFINIVYGSFCALAQTDFKKLVAYSSIGHMGFVILGLAARNDSGITGAILQMFNHGVISAMLFLLVGVLYDRAHHREINGFGGLGSKMPVYTGITTLAFMASLGLPGLSGFVGEALSLLGAYDRFKLLTILSTIGIVVGAAYFLWTLQRVFLGTLNPKYEKLSEINGREILTLVPLGILTIVLGVWPNFAIDMFRESVTNLIGVLHQ